The genomic interval AGGTCAGACAATCTGTACACAGTCAAGGAAGGTTGACAATCATTTCAGTAGCCACATGTCCTATGACATCATCCCAGAAAAGTTATTCCAGATCACCACTAGGGGTTGATGTTGGGTTACAATTACATCAGCAATAGTTAAAACAAAGAGGAGCAtgaaacagaatgacagacaccTTTGTTTCGTTCATGACAGTTCAGTATCTTTATTTAGCATCTCATcaggaaacaaaacaaaggtgtcataatttaaaataatgtgtaaaTTCCAGATCAGAGCATAGGTTTAGTTTTAGAATTGTAAAAAGCAAACAGCCCCCCAGAGCTCACAACATTAAAACACCTCCAAACTGGTGACTGACCCACTATACTGCTCTTAAAACCCTCCTCAACATCCTACAACTAGACAGATTATAGATATCGCTTTATGTTGTCCACCACAATCAGCACCATAACACCAAGTAAGCAAATACAGCCAATTAAAATTTGCATTCTATGTCCTCAAGGTCTTCATGTTCTAGTTTCTCACTTCCTCTTGCTCTCTTATGTACTGCTtggtaaaatgtaattgtacagATGGGTGAccaattaaaggaaaaacctcaACAAATGAGTGGCGGGATCATAACGAAAACAGATGTTTCCATACAAACGTATTACATGATACAATTACGCAtttaaaatcatgttttgtggaatgtttaaaaatgctgagaaggcccagttgacctcaaTTTTGGATTAAGAGTGACATTAAGTggcattgaaatgtttttattattgggTATCTCCCAGGATGACAAAGCCCCCATCAACTGGTCACTGAATCGTTTGTTGAGtataacaaaattaaatgaatgaaGGCCTTCGTAATGACCAGGTCTCAACACAGctgaacacctatgggagatttgGGACCTAGATGTTAGACAGCAccccatcatcaaaacaccaaattaaacaaaaatgaaagaatggtgttccatccctccagtggAGCTCCAGAGACTCATAGAATCTATGCCAAAGCGGATTGAAGCTGTCTGTGCTATTTGttgcccaacaccttactgagacttTATGTAGgcttttcctttcatttgacACCAgtctgtatgtatgcatgtctcGTATTGTGTCACCTGAGAAGCAGCTCCACTTCTGCTGAGCAGAAACACGTTAGCCCTTCCAGACTACAAAGTTAAACTTTGCCCAATTAGTTTTCATTATAGAAAAAAAACTACTTAATTGATGGAATAAATAGATCATCAGACCATAGTACTGCCATAAACCATAATAacaaatgttgttctttgttATTACTTTTATTATGCAGAGCAAGAgcacattatttaaaattgtaattCCTGGACCCAATACAGACCTGTGTGTCACAGGCAATCAGAGCTACAGTAGGGCTATATGCAAATATACCATTTGCCACATTGGCCATCTCAGTCACTGAACTGTTTACATGCTGTGGCATAAGTTCAAATATCAATAGTTCAAAAGTGTTTGTTAAGCAATATCCCCCTGCTTGTTTTACTGCAAAtttgtacaccgatcagccataacattatgaccacctgcctaatattgtgtaagacccccttttgctgccaaaacagtcctgacctATCGAGAAATGGACTCCACTAAAtgtctgaaggtgtgctgtggtatctggtgcCAAAATGTTAGCAgcaaatcctttaagtcctgtaagttgcgagtaGGGGTCCATGGATTGGACaagtttgtccagcacatcccacagatgcttgattggatttagatctgtggaatttggaggccaagtcaacaccttgactTGTAAGTAAGAGAAATTTGCTCTTTttagctggctccgcttacgcggtctggcacaaatgtacattatattaGATTTATTTGCAGACATAATTTCTTACCTTCAATATGAAAGGCGAATGCCAGCGAATGTCAGCGTtagagaatagagagagaacTCAGAGACTGGAGCAGTGGAATAAATAACATTGTCTAGCTATGATACTGTGATGAGTGGGCTTTCTAGTTTGAAAGGAATTATAAGAAGGCTGGGTAGATGACATAAATGTACCCACAGACCAGTTGGTAGaggttatatataataataattctgaTATATATTATAGTAAACTAGTTAGCTTGGTGTTCATGTACGTTAGTATAGTATGctcacgttagctagctagctaagttagctTGACACCAGTCAGTACCCTCCGTACCCACAGCTTGCTGTGGTTGCTATCATCACTGATGTCTAATTGACAATAAGTTGATGTGCTAAATTTGAGaattaaaatgatatttttgtcaaaagaaaaaataataaggATTAAAATTCCAATAGTATTATAGAGGAGGTTTGACAGCCCTACTCTGTTGTGTACCTGAGCATGAGACGTTGCTACTGTTAGCTGTATCTGGGACGTTGTTGTGGCTGGAACTGGGAGACAGCAACACATTGAACACGGTGCATTCTTTCAAAGTCCTGCCATGTGGATGTAAATGCTTAATCATACTGGAAGTGCTTCCTCCCTTGCACAAAACATATTTGTGCAGCTAAGCCAAACTTTTAAGTGTTTGCTGTGGTCACCCATGGTCCAGGATGTAGACAGAAGCTTGTCTGCTTGTTGACATTAGGTCTGCCATCCATGTAGCAGGTGCTGGCAGATAAATGCAACTTTTATGAACTCTAAAATGTgtcactgaaataaaaatgtaaggaACCGAAGCAGAATCGAAATGCATGTGTCTTTTTGATTGCATGGAAATTTGGAACGGGTTCCAATACCCTACCCTTGTTATATGACCTTATGTTACAGGCAAGTTAAAATATAACATAACTGAATTgatattgcatttaaaaaaaatattaaaccgCCCTTGGTTGTCACAATCTCATGTTTTAttgcaaaaatgtcaatttcataCAGTCACAACCACCAATTTGTGTAGACTATtataagatttaaaaaaatatactgaaatgttttaattgtgtaAAAGATATGTCATCAgtttggaagaagaaaaaagcatAAAGTTCAGCAGTATTGCTGTCTTCAAATACACCATAGTGGATTTGAACATGAATTTCAGAGCTGATAATAAAAGTTAAAGATGATTGAAAACTGTAAGCCAGTCATGGTTTGAAAGTAACATCGCTCGTACTGGAGTTATTAAATCTCTTATATTTCTTGTTCCACATATTTTGAAATCATCTCAACACAGCATAGTCTCAGTTGTCCCAGTAATAGTCTTCTAGGACTTTGGAATTAATGCAATGATGTCACTCAGTTCCATCAGGCTCTCCTGTAGCTGatcagctgtctgtctgatcgTCTGGATGAACTTCATGGTCTCTGATTTGACCTCAGGCTTGGGTTCAGCTACTGGATCTTCACCTTCAGGGTTCAGCCCTGTGGTCGAGTCAGTGTCCATCACTTCTAAACGACTGGTATCAACAGACTGCCTGTTCGCCTTTGCCTGTCGGATGTTGTGGATCTCTTTGGCATCCACGGCGATGAAGTACAGATCCACTGCTACAAAAAAAGCTGAGAATATTCCTGTTGCCACTTCTGCCACACGCACTGCCCTGGCAGTTTGGGCTACAACCCTGCCAATATTGGCCACTTGGACCAATCGGACTAGCTCTGGAATGGCCCCTAGGCCCCTCCCAATTCTTGCTCCAACCCTTGACAGATTCTCAGAAGTGGAGTTGTCACTTCCTGTGTCAAAGGAGACACTTGCCCTCAGTGTCTCCAACCCCTCAGCGATGACTTGTATAGATGTCACCAAAGACTTAATCTTCTCCTGGAACTCGATGATGATGTTCTTGATGGCTTTTCGGTCTGTAGACTGATTGACCATGTTGGTTATGTTTGATACTCCGGCTGTGGCTCCACCAGCGACAGCCACCCCAACACCGACCCCAGTGACGATCAGGGAGGCGCCCAGAGTGAAGGGAGCTAGGATGAGTCCCACTATGGAGGTGATTCCTCCAGCGGCCCCAATAACACCTCCTGCCAGACTGCCTATGGTGGTGCCCTGGTGCACACGCTCCAAGCCGTCTGCCAACGCTCTCAGGTTGTCCAGATTAGTCTGGAGTTTCTTCAAAGTTTTCTCACTCTACAAATGAATTCAGACTgatcatttaatttaattaattatgaatgaatgaacaaaagAACAAACTAATGAACATATACATTATGCAATGTTGTCTTCTATTGCAAACCTTTTTTGTGAGGAAACTAATAA from Esox lucius isolate fEsoLuc1 chromosome 24, fEsoLuc1.pri, whole genome shotgun sequence carries:
- the LOC105007132 gene encoding serine/threonine-protein kinase Nek11 codes for the protein MGKTQSVLEKKGYTIQKEMENGVIATDKDGDSFVIKEINLETTDAEKIFSEIGPLLEINHPHIASYKNSFQDGNSYYVVMDHCEGGDLSQKIRDRMETGIPFSEEQIMDWLVEICMAVKHVHDKGLLHRDLRPQNIFLTRFGTICLGNFGRVIKNVERSSENGALAYLGPEILKGETYNTKSDIWSLGCVLYELCMLQSAFTAESTIKLTSKILDGVYPSLPESFLPELRALLCYIFHQDPSIRPLAGEILATPFIISFLTKKSEKTLKKLQTNLDNLRALADGLERVHQGTTIGSLAGGVIGAAGGITSIVGLILAPFTLGASLIVTGVGVGVAVAGGATAGVSNITNMVNQSTDRKAIKNIIIEFQEKIKSLVTSIQVIAEGLETLRASVSFDTGSDNSTSENLSRVGARIGRGLGAIPELVRLVQVANIGRVVAQTARAVRVAEVATGIFSAFFVAVDLYFIAVDAKEIHNIRQAKANRQSVDTSRLEVMDTDSTTGLNPEGEDPVAEPKPEVKSETMKFIQTIRQTADQLQESLMELSDIIALIPKS